In the genome of Carboxydocella sporoproducens DSM 16521, one region contains:
- a CDS encoding ammonia-forming cytochrome c nitrite reductase subunit c552 encodes MWQKAKKWLLIGMSITSIFALAACGSNTSSQQGGVGLSEEEAVDSSLWKDKYPLQYASYLKNKEGGMTEFGGSDKVPKADTEPEIKKLFAGYGFSKDYNEDRGHVYAVEDVTSTKRLKPNTPATCMTCKSTQVPLFYKKLGEDGYYNTLFSDIAKQTKHSIGCSDCHDPKTNELRVTRPAFIEAMKRRGIDVTKATRQEMRSYVCGQCHVEYYFDKGKVLTFPWDNGFGVDDIEKYYDAKQGFKDWEHPDSKAPMRKVQHPEFEWWITGTHGTAGVACADCHMPYMRDASGEKYSSHWWTSPLKTLEQSCTKCHTQGTDWLKQKVHDIQSRTWELQTIASKEIAKAHDQIKLALATPGADQNLIAQAQRKVVQAQWRWDWIAAENSRGFHNPDMALNTLGKAILMAKETQELAQQAMAKGQKAQPVKPAQ; translated from the coding sequence ATGTGGCAAAAGGCGAAAAAATGGTTATTAATCGGTATGTCCATTACCAGCATTTTTGCTCTGGCTGCCTGTGGTTCTAATACCAGCAGTCAGCAGGGTGGGGTTGGCTTAAGTGAGGAAGAAGCTGTAGATTCATCTTTATGGAAGGATAAATATCCCCTGCAGTATGCCAGCTATCTGAAAAACAAAGAGGGCGGGATGACAGAATTTGGTGGATCTGATAAGGTTCCCAAGGCGGATACAGAGCCGGAAATCAAGAAGCTGTTCGCTGGCTATGGCTTTTCCAAGGATTATAATGAAGACCGGGGTCATGTTTATGCCGTTGAAGATGTAACTTCCACCAAGCGCTTAAAACCCAATACCCCGGCAACCTGTATGACCTGTAAATCCACCCAGGTGCCCCTTTTCTACAAAAAACTGGGTGAAGATGGGTATTATAATACCTTGTTCAGCGATATCGCCAAACAGACTAAACATTCCATTGGCTGTTCTGATTGCCATGATCCCAAAACCAATGAACTGAGAGTTACCCGTCCTGCTTTCATCGAAGCGATGAAAAGAAGAGGTATTGATGTCACCAAGGCAACCCGCCAGGAAATGCGCAGCTACGTTTGTGGTCAATGTCACGTGGAATATTATTTTGATAAAGGGAAAGTATTAACTTTCCCCTGGGATAATGGTTTTGGTGTGGATGATATTGAAAAGTACTATGATGCCAAGCAGGGCTTCAAGGATTGGGAACATCCTGATTCCAAGGCACCCATGCGGAAGGTACAGCACCCCGAATTCGAATGGTGGATTACCGGTACCCATGGTACTGCTGGTGTAGCCTGTGCTGATTGCCATATGCCCTACATGCGGGATGCTTCCGGGGAAAAATATTCTTCCCACTGGTGGACCAGTCCTTTGAAAACTCTGGAACAGTCTTGTACCAAGTGCCATACCCAGGGCACAGACTGGCTGAAACAGAAAGTACATGATATCCAGTCCCGGACCTGGGAATTGCAAACTATTGCTTCCAAAGAAATTGCCAAGGCTCATGACCAGATCAAACTGGCTCTGGCTACTCCCGGGGCAGATCAGAATCTGATTGCCCAGGCTCAGCGCAAGGTAGTGCAGGCCCAGTGGCGCTGGGACTGGATTGCAGCGGAAAACTCCCGCGGTTTCCACAACCCCGATATGGCTCTTAACACTTTAGGTAAAGCTATCCTGATGGCCAAAGAAACCCAGGAACTGGCTCAGCAGGCGATGGCCAAAGGGCAAAAGGCACAACCGGTTAAACCGGCCCAATAA
- a CDS encoding HPP family protein, with protein sequence MERKRQLAHLLGGGIAMFVLLFLTKNQGFSLAAPSFGASAMLIFALGKGQPAEGKNAFWGQVLSALAGVTTAKILGTTWYAVAIAVFLAFLVMLVTDTFHPPGGATAFLACDTGQGWWFVLLPVASGIGIMLLIRYISYRLTELIPESRVEVEEG encoded by the coding sequence ATGGAGAGAAAACGGCAACTGGCCCATTTACTTGGGGGCGGCATAGCCATGTTTGTTCTCCTTTTTTTGACCAAAAACCAGGGTTTTTCACTGGCAGCCCCCTCGTTTGGTGCCTCGGCTATGCTGATTTTTGCCCTGGGAAAGGGTCAGCCGGCCGAAGGGAAAAATGCTTTCTGGGGACAAGTCCTGTCTGCCTTGGCCGGAGTGACAACAGCCAAAATCCTGGGCACTACCTGGTATGCAGTAGCGATAGCGGTTTTTCTGGCTTTTCTGGTAATGCTGGTCACCGACACCTTTCACCCTCCTGGGGGTGCTACTGCCTTCCTGGCCTGTGATACAGGCCAGGGCTGGTGGTTTGTGCTCCTGCCCGTAGCCAGCGGAATAGGTATCATGCTGCTTATCCGTTATATATCCTACCGGCTCACTGAATTAATTCCTGAATCCCGGGTTGAGGTGGAGGAAGGATAA
- a CDS encoding cytochrome c3 family protein has translation MFQQQGKGILLGAVLMLALVVLFTGGMAYTDSGAFCSSCHVMAEAHKSWQNSSHRELKCNECHAPHNLAAKIPFKAKSGLRDVWAVTLGDVPAQIKVTPESKAVIQANCVECHRTTVSRTHVEKLSGQDCTFCHRGLPHGRTQK, from the coding sequence ATGTTCCAACAACAAGGCAAAGGGATTTTGCTGGGAGCCGTGCTGATGCTGGCTTTAGTAGTTTTGTTTACCGGCGGCATGGCTTATACTGACAGCGGTGCGTTTTGCAGCAGTTGTCACGTTATGGCAGAAGCCCATAAATCCTGGCAAAACTCGTCTCACCGGGAGCTCAAATGTAATGAGTGCCACGCCCCCCATAACCTGGCGGCAAAAATCCCCTTTAAGGCAAAAAGTGGCCTCAGAGACGTCTGGGCGGTAACTTTAGGGGATGTACCGGCCCAGATTAAAGTGACACCGGAATCGAAAGCAGTTATCCAGGCTAACTGTGTTGAATGCCATCGCACTACGGTGAGCCGGACCCACGTGGAAAAACTTTCCGGCCAGGATTGTACCTTCTGTCACCGGGGTCTGCCCCACGGCAGAACGCAAAAATAG